In Solenopsis invicta isolate M01_SB chromosome 13, UNIL_Sinv_3.0, whole genome shotgun sequence, one DNA window encodes the following:
- the LOC120359342 gene encoding extensin-1-like: protein MFRPALQQAKKEGYIGGAGYGGGSVDAPPIKNHPPFTEASNPPPPTQVYYPPPPPPPPTQVYYPPTPTQAYHPPPPTQAYHPPPPTQAYHPPPPTQAYYPPPPTQAYNPPPHTQAYNPPPPAQVYNPPPPTQAYNPPPPTQAYNPPPPTQVYNPPPSTLAYNPPPPPQAYNPPPPTQVYNPPPSTLGYTPPLPTQTYNPPLPTQAYTPPLPTQAYNPPPPTQVYNPPPPTQT, encoded by the exons ATGTTTCGGCCCGCGTTGCAACAGGCGAAAAAAGAAG GATATATTGGTGGTGCAGGATATGGTGGAGGATCTGTAGACGCGCCACCAATAAAAAATCATCCGCCTTTTACTGAGGCGTCCAATCCGCCGCCGCCCACCCAGGTATactatccgccgccgccgccgccgccgcccacCCAGGTGTACTATCCGCCGACGCCGACTCAGGCGTAccatccgccgccgccgactcagGCGTAccatccgccgccgccgactcagGCGTAccatccgccgccgccgactcaggcgtactatccgccgccgccgactcagGCGTACAATCCACCGCCGCACACTCAGGCGTACAACCCGCCGCCGCCGGCCCAGGTGTACAACCCGCCGCCGCCAACCCAGGCGTACAATCCGCCGCCTCCGACCCAGGCGTACAACCCGCCACCGCCGACCCAGGTGTATAACCCGCCGCCGTCGACCCTGGCGTACAATCCGCCGCCTCCGCCCCAGGCGTACAACCCGCCACCGCCGACCCAGGTGTATAACCCGCCGCCGTCGACCCTAGGGTACACCCCTCCTCTGCCGACCCAGACGTACAATCCGCCGTTGCCGACACAGGCGTACACCCCTCCTCTGCCGACCCAGGCGTAcaatccgccgccgccgactcagGTGTACAACCCGCCGCCGCCGACCCAGACATAA